The stretch of DNA CCTGAAGCAATACGATTCGATCGTCTCGGAACTGGACAATTCTACCCAAGCAAGCTGCAACGATCTTATTAAGTGCAACTGGGGGGGCAACAGTCTGCATTCTTTGGCCTGCTATAGCACAAAGGTAAGCAATGCAATATATTTTGCTACAGAGCTGGGCAGttaatgaaaatttgataACAATTTTCAGGGCTCCCGAACGACGAAGAACTTGACCGAAGTTACTTCCAGTGCGGTTGATTTCTACGCATCCCTGAGTCAGGAGATTAAGCAACTCGATTACACCTGTGAGCTGTGCTACAACGCATCGGCTCGCAACTACGAGATCCGCTCCGGCAACACCTATACGGAATTCCAGGCCTGCCTCTTGGGACTGTCTCCTGTGCCAGAGATCACcacaaccaccaccaccaccggcaGTCCTATTACCAGCACACCTCAACCGGAGTCAAGCTCAACCGAATCAAGTACTTCAGCGGCACCCATATCTAGCTCTTCGGCCGCACCAGCCACAACATCTAAGCCAAAAGAAGCTTCCCATAACGAATCCGATGAAAACAGCAGTGCCATCAGCAGGCAAAGATTGGCCAGCAGGCTGGAAAGTATTTTCAAACGTTATGTTTAGGAAAATAacagtatttaaataaagtgtACATATTGCaacaaatgtattaaaaaagagCATTCTAAGTCTGCTTGTTTAAGtgtggaaatttaaaatttaaatcattaaaaagttaaaagcaaataatgaaaatgaatCTAAATGGCGCTGCCGCTTTCCTGcttgcatatctccatctctctcgCACTGCCTTTAACTGAGTaatgggtatctgatagtaGTTCATTCTTGCCACTCTTTAACTGTTAGGCTGAACACTTCAGGTAATTGAAGGACACGCTGCAGGCGATTGAGAGTTGCTAATGAAAAATGGACTGGGCTCATCTTAAAAGCAAACAGATGGCATCAAGTGATGAAGTCAATCTGGAAACTCAAACGAGAAACTAAAACCCATTGCAACTTACTTAATTAACGGTCCGATCTAGGTGGAAAACCGAGCAGGAAACCAACCTGATGCGAtgcaaataaaactttttgcaTTTGCCATCAGTCCAAGTTTATCAAAGATCCGCAGGACAGGAGAGGTGAGGAATGGGCAAGGGAAAAGGTGGGCAAACATGTAAATCAGCCTGGGAAAACTTTACCTTGGGCAGGGCAAACAAAGGGGGTGGTGGCGTTGCACTTTAAGGTAGCGGTAACAGTTAAATAAACAGTAGAGCCATTTTCCTAGCGGtgctttttattcaaatttaattgcatgtgttgttattgtttgtgCAGCTGCCGGCGGCCTTGTTGTCactgcaattaaaacaaattagaaGCGCTGTGCAAAGGGGAGATTTCACTTTGCCAAAATAAAGCCAATAACTTGGCAAGTTGCAAGAGTATTTTGTATCCTGCATCCCAGCATTTTGCCTATTGGCGGGGGGAAGGGGGAGGAATCTTGCACACACTCAAAGAACACGCAATTAAGATATGCAAATTAGAAGTTGTCCTTGCCTCGGCAGCTCCCGTATTCCTGATGAAATCTCCACTCCACTGAGCTCTGATAATTATGCAGGGGCATGCGATGAGGATAGCTTTAAGCATGCCCAACTATCTGAACGATTGCTTTTTTTTCGAGGCCATAATAATATCTGAAGTGAgtcattaaatttttacatGTAGGTAATAATTACAATCGAATCTGATAAGGTTGAAGTGCATATTGTTCGGTCATtagtcataaaaattatacaaaaatcaGTAATCAATCTGTGCCCAAATATTGACTGGTATTAATTGATAAGCCTTGGGAAATCCTAAGGCCCATGGCCTACAGTTATTTGTACCCTTTACGAGACACTCAACCTTAGCATGCctacttgtcttttttttttgccaagtcGAAGGTCTTATCGAAATCCATTTCTCACCAATAACAAGCGACAATGACGATAGAATCGAAGTACTCATACgcagatattttattttttaataggctttgtgatttttctagGAATCGAGCTTCAatacagacatacagacagcACGTGTGTCTTCTAGAAGAAAAGCACTCCAACTATATTAGATTAGATAATTTCCGAACCACACTAGTTAAAGTCCTAGCCATTTGCGTTCTTTTACTTTCAACTCTTCTCAAAAGaacgttttttttcaaattcggGGAATCCGTATAATTCCGGGAAGTGTTGACTTCGATCGGGTGCTGATCTAACTGAATAAAAATTTTGGGATCGGGGTGGAGGACACCCTTGGGCTGGATTTAACGGGTGGGTCCCGTTGAGTGGCGGTTATAAAACCGATAAGACTGATAACTACGCCCCGGTTTTCGAGATAGCTCGAGTGATTGGCTAAAACCGAGGCAATAACACGGCAATAACATGgtattttttaatggaaaCTATAGTAAGgcaggaatatttttttatggaccACTCAACCGCACCGCCTATAAATACTGCAGCTGCCAGGTGCCAATCAATAAGTGTTAATCGATCGCTGAATCAGTGAGGACGTGAAAGtctagaaaaattaataaaaaaagtgtttagccGTATACTCAAAATGATAGCCAAGTTGTGCATTGTCCTTTTGGCCGCCGGTCTTAGCCAGATTTTGGCATTGCCATCGCCTGCTCAGCAATTTGACAGGCCGAACACCGACTTGATGCAGTTCCTCCTGCAATCCCGGGACTTTAGTGCCGATGGCGACCACTCCATCAAGTGCATGAACTACTATCTCCCCCTGCTAAACGAAGCCTCGGAGAAATACCAAGCCGAAACAGAGGTGTGCATTGAGGAGTCTGCTCTGAAGATCTCACAGATTAACGACACCACCAAGGCCAATCGAGAAGCTATCGACGCCTCCGCCACGAGCTCCTGCGCAGCCCTCACGCAATGCAGTAAATTGGAAAAGGCCGAGAAGTACTTCGAATGCTACAGTGAAGCCGTAAGTTAGACCCTAAAAAATTCACAATAACTATGCGATTTCCATTCCTATTGCCAACGTAAAATACTCAACTTATTTCACCATTGCAAAAACAGGCAAAATAAGTACTtgcgtttttaaaatttataatcgCTTTGATTTTCTACACTATCATGATGATTTCTCTTAGATAAACTACGTTTAATGATAATCATGCTGATATCTCATATAAAAACAACCTTTAATCATAACTTTGTACTGATTCTCTtgaaaaaaagttgtactatAGAACTATTATGTTTATCTGTTACTAATTACAAGAGTTATTTTTCCTAGAAAtcagtaaaattttattttaaaatttttagttagttcTCTATCTATTATGTAGTTTACTAATtcattttgttcttttttcaaAGGGTTCCAACAACACCAAGTCCATGTTTACCATCTCCGCTAATGCCTCCGAACTGCTGGCTTTTGTAAGAGAAGAAATACGTCTCATCGAGGTTGATCAATACGTATGCAGCAACAAGACCTATAGGGCCTATGCAGAGGTTTCTGGTAAGCACTACGAAGATCTGAAACTCTGCATGAGTGGCGCTGAAATTCCATCGTCAACCACGAGCACTCAAGCCCCTTCCACCCAATCCTCAACTGACTCATCGACTGATTCCTCTACTGATTCCTCGACTGCTGCATCCTCAACTGATTCGTCCACGGAATCCTCAACTGAATCGTCAACGGAATCCTCCACTGAATCCTCGACTGATTCGTCAACGGAATCCTCCACTGAATCCTCGACTGAGTCGTCCACGGAATCTTCCACTGAATCCTCAACTGAGTCCTCCACGGAATCCTCAACTGAATCATCGACTGAGTCGTCCACGGAATCCTCAACTGAATCCTCCACGGAATCCTCAACTGAATCATCGACTGAATCGTCGACTGAATCCTCCACTGATTCGTCCTCGACCACGGAAAATTCTGGAGACAACAAGGAATCAGCTCCCGAGGAGGACTTGAAATCGGTGTCCAGTCAGAACAACAGCGACATGCAGCGGATTCTGAAGAGCCTGCAACAATGGCTGAAAACTCAGTAAGCCCTCGCGccaattttttctaaatatacatataaacaaagcaaacaaaataaatataaatttataatttatttaatcgaAAACTAGAAAAtttcaatgttttttaattgggTAATACCCAAAATCTTTGGATGACTCGATAATCGAAATGGGGCTTTGCTAAATTTTTTATAGCTTTAGTTTGAGGGGgaacaacaaataataaacttGAAGCAAAGGGTCGTGTGATTCATTGTATAACCCACTAAAGATACCCCCTGTTATCAATCACTAGTCCTCATTGAAACGGCTAAGTACAGTGTTAACCAGTGCTTGACTGACCGCACACCAGCAAATCAATCTAACCGTTTGGTTGATAAGGAGCCAACTATATTAGCCATTACCAATGCCAGATAAGTGGGCTATTTATGGAGGGTTGGGTCAGagaaaaacttattaaaactCAAATCGGAAGGAATCTCGACGCCGATTTCGAGAAGACGataacaacttaattagcttTTAATCAACGTGAATTAATGATTCCTCAATGACAATTTCAATTGCCGAAATTTTCAATGGATCGGGGCTATAAAAATATGAGCCAAAGACAGTAGCTTTCAGTACGAATTCGAGATCCGTTAAGTCGGTTAGTCaagtaatatatataaaatgaaGTGCGCTATTGCAGTGTGCCTGCTTTTGGCCACCAGTGGCTTTGCCCTGGTTCCCCATCATCCCGTCGACGTGGCCTCCATGTTGCTCCGCCAACAGTTCGCCGTCCGCTCGATGATGGCCATTCCCGAGGCCCGGGATGAGTCGACGCTGATCAACGACTGTTTCAACCACTACATGGAGGACCAGACCAACGTGATCATGGGCTACAACCAGCAGTACATGGGTTGCCAGAGGACCGCCCAAACCGATCGGGAGGAGCTCACCAATGAAAGTGCCTCGGAGCGATCGTCTCTTTTGGATCGCACCAGCAATATGTGCAGCAACCTGGCCAGTTGCGATGAAATCGTTGATGGACTGGAGTTCTTCGACTGCTACCGCAGTGCCGTAAGTATTAtaataactaattaattaattaattaattatatataataatattagtcAGTagcaaaacttttaaatactacTAATGGCTTGTGAACGGGAAAACACAATGAACTATCTTTATTCCTTTTGGTTTCGGCTGACTCAGAATGTTCCCATTCTtaacttttataaaaactcAACATTTATAGCTTGATTAGGTTGCAATCAGTAAGCGTGCCATTAATGTCTTAGCTCCGATCCCTTAGTCTATGTAGAGCAATACTAAACCAGTAAAAAAATGAAGTGGCTATTAATAAGAGTCTTTCGAAAATagaaatgtaattattttgaaCTACTTAGTAACAACCTTATCTCCTTTAGTCCTCCGACAGCTACAAGGTGATGTTTACACTGAACAGTGACTCCAGCCTGGACTTCAACCGCATCAGTGCCAAGTATGCAGTGATCGATAGCGATCTTACTGACTGTATGGATACGGCTCGCGCGACTTACGCTCACGACATGGACACCTGTGACTCAGATTTGACCATCTGCCTAAATGGAGGTGTCCCTCCCACCGAACCTTCTCTTCCCACTGAACCCGCCACAACTCCTGCTGCTCCCTCGACACCAACTGAGCCCACCACAACTCCTACTGTTCCCACCACTACTCCTGCTGCTCCCACTGAGCCCACCACAACGCCTGCTGCTCCCAGTACACCAACTGAGCCCACCACAACTCCTACTGTTCCCACTGAGCCCACCACAACTACTGCTGCTCCCTCGACGCCAACTGAGCCCACCACAACTCCTACTGTTCCCACCACTACTCCTGCTGCTCCCACTGAGCCCACTACAACGCCTGCGGCTCCCAGTACACCAACTGAGCCCACCACAACTCCTACTGTTCCCACCACCACTCCTGTTGTTCCCACTGAGCCCACCACAACTCCTGCTGCTCCCTCGACACCAACTGAGCCCACCACAACTCCTACTGTTCCCACCACCACTCCTGCTGTTCCTACTGAGCCCACCACAACTCCTGCTGCTCCCAGTACACCAACTGAGCCTACCACTACTCCTACTGTTTCACCCACTGAGGCCACCACCACTTCAGCTACTCCCACCACTACTCCCGCTGTTCCCACCACTACTCCCGTTGAGGCCACCACCACTACGGCTGTTCCCTCCACTCTTGCTGCCGAAACCACTCctgctgccgtcaccactgaGCGTCCACCTGAGGAGGACCTTTTCAGATCCGCTCCCTTGTCTCAGAAGAGAGCTTGGAACCTGATCAAGCGTTTCTTTTAAGagtataaaattataaagtatTTATTGCATTCATTGGAAAATTTTAGTTACCGTAAAAGCCCCAATAAAAGCGGTTGCTTATAAAGCGTAGAATACTTTCGGGTTCGATTGCAAATTGATTGCTTAGAAAGGTGAAAGCAGTGACACACAAATGATTTGTACGAAGGGGGtcaatatttaaagttttgtgCAAAGTGGTTATTAAACTTATAGAAACTCCaccaaaatatttcgtttttgggATTCGTAGGCATACAAATAGTGGGTTAACCCTCCTAAAAGGCTTCCCAATACGTCACTGGGATTACTTATCGCTGATAACTGTACAGACTAATGAATATTATCTGCCTTGTTCTAGCGAGACAAGCGCCACACCATGGGCTACTGGTATTCTTTCGGACTGTTCGATTGGCAGATCGAATCAGAGGGCTTCGAACTAGCGGACGACAGTTGCAATCATTGTACGCGACGGTAGATAAGTAGAGCACCTGAACTTGTCGTAAATAGCTGGCCTTCGGGTTGGTCAATAAAAACCGAATGGGTTTAGAATCGAGTTATTAGGAAATGATCAATTAGCACGGCTCGGCACTCGAACGGCGACGCTGGTTCTTCGACGGCATTCGAGATCGGCGGCCAAATGGAAGCGCTACAGAAATTCGCGAGAACGGAGACCAGCTGTCGCCTCTGCTGGGTACTAACCATACTTTTGTTGTCTCTTTATTTGGGTTCTTCGGAGGGCGAAGAGGGCCTCGTCGATTTGCCCACCCCCGAACCAGATCTTACCATCGACGAGTGCCACGACGAGTTCACCATTGCCTGTGCCAACGCCTCACAGATATTCTCCGATTCCTACGATCTGTGCGAACTGAACGCCAATGAGACCATCGTAAACCTGGATGTCGATGTGGAACTGGAGCGACTGCAAATCGAATTGGGTTCCAGTGCAGTGTGCGGTAATATGCAAATCTGTGACACCTTGGATGACGATCTGGAGTACTTCAAGTGCATCAATGAGAACGTGAGTTGTCTATAACATATCTTTCGAGATTATCACTAGTTTTATCTGGCTCAAAGTCTATAAGAAGTCTATAAAACTAAACGAAACCTGTGCCAGTGGTAAATCAATAAATGTAGTACTTATGGCCAATTTAAGCGAAGCTATCTTCTAAGTGGACTATCATTTATGTTGCACGTTGATAAGGAAGAATAAGTTTATTAAACCTTATTTACGAtatatcaaaatgaaaatattaatattaattattttgatgtATCAAGAACGTAGGTGCTCTAGCACTCTGAGGGTATTacgtaatttatttaatttactataCTTTACCTTAAGGGAACTCGAAACCTGGATATCCTGACCGAGATAAATTACAATGCAACGCATGCTCATACACGTCTGCGTGAGGATTATGATGCAGTGCACCGGACTTTCTTGCTTTGCAGCCTGGATGCCCAGAAAAACTACATGGACAATTTGAGGAAGGCCCACAAGGAACTTACAAAATGTCGATCGGAAATCGATGAGCTTAGCGAGTAATTATCGCTTATCTGTTACTATATAAACCAATTGATTAAGGGTGAATAAACACCACTACATAAAGGCAAATTACTCACTGTAATTTACTATGAATTGATATTACCTTTTTATAAGTTTactattttaagtttaaacatGAAACAATTAACTTTCATTTTCCTAAAAGGAAATGTGTTTTATAATTTCGttttcgaaatttaaattttcaaaaagttgGCTATCCtattacatacataaataaaaataaaattaaatataaatatggtcaaatattattttatacgtATGAAccatatcaataaaatatataaagttaaaaattttggTGCAAACTAATTTGTATGGTTAGTGCTAACAAATTGTATAAGCATCATCTTTTGATTTATTACAGTAACtatcaaaatgttttattgcAGTTATAAAGAATTTCAAATCGAATGTCACCTTCTACATTCTTGCTCTGTCGCAATTATGTCTCATTCTGCTGTAGACACTTATCCAACGATCGAAAGATGTTATCGGTTCCTTTGACATAATTATGTTCGGTTTGATTTGTGCATCGGTAGTGCTCCATTTCGATGCTACCCAATTTCTTATTTAGGATCAACGCTTGCTCGGCGGCATTAAATGATATATTATAGACATTGGCTAACTGGAGCTTGGTCTGTAGGGAAAATTCGGTTATAAAGAGTTGTAATGGGGGTTGTAAGGAGGCACCCACTTACCATTTTGGCAAAGCAGTTAAAAAAGTCCAGAGACTCCGTCAGTGCCAAACACTGGTCAATAAAGGAACTCATTCTTAAGGCAGCTTCTCTAATATTTTCCTGAGCCTCAGAGGCATCTGTTAGCAGGGACTGTCGCTCATTGGTAGCACTCTTTTGACAGACACTGTATCCCTGTGACCAGGTTGCTCCTTGACTTTCTAGTTCCGGTAAATAGCGAGCAAAACATGTCTTGGTGTTGCCGAGATTGGAAGCCATGTCCTTTCCTTCATCCAAATAAGAGCACAAACTGCTCATGGTTCGCGGGGGCTCAGCTGAGACCTAGAAAAGTCTCTCAAGAATTAAtacgaatttttaaatattctatatTTTACCCCTAGGGCGAAAAGTAGCGTGAGAATAACAGTTTTCATGACACTTGTGGTCACAAACGACTGACCAAAATCGAAGCAAAATTTCCGCCTAAA from Drosophila takahashii strain IR98-3 E-12201 chromosome 2R, DtakHiC1v2, whole genome shotgun sequence encodes:
- the LOC108066206 gene encoding uncharacterized protein, with product MHSHLIAILLATVAIGSCIANPSLISGPSRMMQIMSATSEMQRANPQQTSGCFNYYNAILESDWAAYQEEYKQCDVKYDDSYGATLKQYDSIVSELDNSTQASCNDLIKCNWGGNSLHSLACYSTKGSRTTKNLTEVTSSAVDFYASLSQEIKQLDYTCELCYNASARNYEIRSGNTYTEFQACLLGLSPVPEITTTTTTTGSPITSTPQPESSSTESSTSAAPISSSSAAPATTSKPKEASHNESDENSSAISRQRLASRLESIFKRYV
- the LOC108066204 gene encoding uncharacterized protein, with the translated sequence MIAKLCIVLLAAGLSQILALPSPAQQFDRPNTDLMQFLLQSRDFSADGDHSIKCMNYYLPLLNEASEKYQAETEVCIEESALKISQINDTTKANREAIDASATSSCAALTQCSKLEKAEKYFECYSEAGSNNTKSMFTISANASELLAFVREEIRLIEVDQYVCSNKTYRAYAEVSGKHYEDLKLCMSGAEIPSSTTSTQAPSTQSSTDSSTDSSTDSSTAASSTDSSTESSTESSTESSTESSTDSSTESSTESSTESSTESSTESSTESSTESSTESSTESSTESSTESSTESSTESSTESSTESSTDSSSTTENSGDNKESAPEEDLKSVSSQNNSDMQRILKSLQQWLKTQ
- the Muc55B gene encoding proteoglycan 4 gives rise to the protein MKCAIAVCLLLATSGFALVPHHPVDVASMLLRQQFAVRSMMAIPEARDESTLINDCFNHYMEDQTNVIMGYNQQYMGCQRTAQTDREELTNESASERSSLLDRTSNMCSNLASCDEIVDGLEFFDCYRSASSDSYKVMFTLNSDSSLDFNRISAKYAVIDSDLTDCMDTARATYAHDMDTCDSDLTICLNGGVPPTEPSLPTEPATTPAAPSTPTEPTTTPTVPTTTPAAPTEPTTTPAAPSTPTEPTTTPTVPTEPTTTTAAPSTPTEPTTTPTVPTTTPAAPTEPTTTPAAPSTPTEPTTTPTVPTTTPVVPTEPTTTPAAPSTPTEPTTTPTVPTTTPAVPTEPTTTPAAPSTPTEPTTTPTVSPTEATTTSATPTTTPAVPTTTPVEATTTTAVPSTLAAETTPAAVTTERPPEEDLFRSAPLSQKRAWNLIKRFF
- the LOC108066339 gene encoding uncharacterized protein: MEALQKFARTETSCRLCWVLTILLLSLYLGSSEGEEGLVDLPTPEPDLTIDECHDEFTIACANASQIFSDSYDLCELNANETIVNLDVDVELERLQIELGSSAVCGNMQICDTLDDDLEYFKCINENGTRNLDILTEINYNATHAHTRLREDYDAVHRTFLLCSLDAQKNYMDNLRKAHKELTKCRSEIDELSE
- the LOC108066340 gene encoding uncharacterized protein, translating into MKTVILTLLFALGVSAEPPRTMSSLCSYLDEGKDMASNLGNTKTCFARYLPELESQGATWSQGYSVCQKSATNERQSLLTDASEAQENIREAALRMSSFIDQCLALTESLDFFNCFAKMTKLQLANVYNISFNAAEQALILNKKLGSIEMEHYRCTNQTEHNYVKGTDNIFRSLDKCLQQNET